One genomic segment of Pseudonocardia sp. T1-2H includes these proteins:
- a CDS encoding LysR family transcriptional regulator — protein MEEMVAMELHQLRYFVAVAEERSFTRAASRLFLAQPSLSVQIRKLEQDVGARLFERTGRRVVLTAAGDVLLEHAVRALGELDRGRERVEEVNGLRGGRVSVGVLPSIGARLLPDVLAAFREAHPGVTVRVVEHDVSREFEELVRSGELDLAMTRLPTTLRGLAAEVLVREPVVLLVPADHPLHDRDGVDLAELADEDFVGMRPGYGLREFADRLCTDAGFLPRVVLETGQLSIVHGMVRAGMGVALLPRLAAGDGPAVAVRDEAAVRELGVVWRDSALASPPVAAFRKVLLDSGRGRSGGPGADGA, from the coding sequence ATGGAGGAGATGGTGGCGATGGAGCTGCACCAGCTGCGCTACTTCGTCGCCGTCGCCGAGGAACGCAGCTTCACCCGGGCCGCCTCCCGGCTGTTCCTCGCCCAGCCCTCGCTGTCGGTGCAGATCCGCAAGCTCGAGCAGGACGTCGGCGCCCGGTTGTTCGAGCGGACCGGGCGGCGGGTCGTGCTCACCGCCGCCGGTGACGTGCTGCTGGAGCACGCCGTCCGCGCACTCGGCGAGCTCGACCGCGGCCGGGAGCGCGTCGAGGAGGTCAACGGGCTGCGCGGCGGCCGCGTCTCGGTGGGCGTGCTGCCCAGCATCGGCGCCCGGCTCCTGCCCGACGTGCTGGCCGCGTTCCGCGAGGCGCACCCGGGCGTCACCGTGCGGGTGGTCGAGCACGACGTGTCCCGGGAGTTCGAGGAGCTCGTCCGCTCCGGCGAGCTGGACCTGGCCATGACCCGGTTGCCGACGACGCTGCGCGGCCTGGCCGCCGAGGTGCTGGTCCGGGAGCCGGTGGTGCTGCTCGTGCCTGCGGACCACCCGCTGCACGACCGCGACGGGGTGGACCTCGCCGAGCTCGCAGACGAGGACTTCGTCGGCATGCGGCCCGGCTACGGCCTGCGCGAGTTCGCCGACCGGCTGTGCACCGACGCCGGCTTCCTCCCGCGGGTGGTGCTGGAGACCGGGCAGCTGAGCATCGTGCACGGCATGGTGCGGGCCGGGATGGGCGTGGCGCTGCTGCCCCGGCTGGCAGCGGGCGACGGGCCCGCCGTCGCGGTGCGCGACGAGGCGGCGGTGCGGGAGCTCGGCGTGGTGTGGCGGGACAGCGCGCTCGCCTCGCCGCCCGTCGCCGCGTTCCGCAAGGTCCTGCTGGACTCCGGCCGGGGCCGGTCGGGCGGCCCCGGGGCCGACGGAGCCTAG
- a CDS encoding DUF1269 domain-containing protein, with translation MQVDGPASRQKCISGSRGPSPDTGGQVQNARPVVRRSPEKRESLMASATDAPVDLYIAAYGDPDAARGDWDAIKQLAADDVIAVDGLILVSRRSDGKIHVDDDFHTARKGAAWGAVGGAVVGLIFPPSLLAGALVGAGVGGGVGGLMSHAEKKAIKAEVEDTLPLNSSGIVAMFEEQWATAVDDALPHATNVTKEQVDPNSANQVKAAATDTPPATT, from the coding sequence GTGCAAGTCGACGGACCGGCAAGTCGGCAAAAATGCATCAGCGGGTCGCGTGGCCCGTCGCCCGACACAGGCGGCCAGGTTCAGAACGCGCGACCGGTCGTGCGCCGGTCGCCAGAAAAGCGGGAGAGTCTCATGGCATCGGCAACAGATGCGCCTGTCGATCTCTATATCGCAGCGTACGGGGATCCCGACGCAGCTCGAGGCGACTGGGACGCCATCAAGCAGCTCGCCGCCGACGATGTGATCGCGGTCGACGGGCTGATCCTTGTCAGCCGCCGTTCCGACGGCAAGATCCATGTCGATGACGACTTCCATACGGCCCGCAAGGGCGCAGCCTGGGGTGCTGTCGGCGGTGCGGTCGTCGGCCTGATCTTCCCGCCGTCGCTGCTGGCCGGCGCGCTGGTCGGCGCCGGCGTCGGTGGAGGTGTGGGCGGGCTGATGTCGCACGCCGAGAAGAAGGCGATCAAGGCCGAGGTCGAGGACACGTTGCCGCTCAACAGCTCGGGCATCGTGGCGATGTTCGAGGAGCAGTGGGCCACCGCCGTCGACGACGCCCTTCCCCACGCCACGAACGTCACCAAGGAACAGGTCGACCCGAACAGCGCGAACCAGGTCAAGGCCGCAGCGACGGACACTCCGCCCGCGACGACCTAG